From the genome of Podospora pseudoanserina strain CBS 124.78 chromosome 7 map unlocalized CBS124.78p_7.2, whole genome shotgun sequence, one region includes:
- a CDS encoding uncharacterized protein (MEROPS:MER0017177; COG:I; EggNog:ENOG503NYRD) → MATTSSAFPPLPLPDGIIEDYIDCTSSCGLTFHVLKAGKPGKPLVLFTHGYPELAYSWRKVLPAVAEAGYFCVAPDQRGYGRTTGWPRRNFEDTDLAEWSLTNLVRDLVCLVYKLGYTQACSIVGHDFGAVSAAVAALIRPDMFLSTVHMSHPYHPPSTPPLSSPKGGKDIHTDLAALSPPRKHYKWYNSTAPAAKDWDVPPQGLEAFLRGYFHLKSADWEKNEPYPLDAWTADQLAKMPEYYIMRRDQTMPTMVHENMVGEDASKTERWLSKDEMELYCSEWKRTGFQGALNWYRAQTVGVQDDKKAAGDMWLFAGKKIEVPVAFISGVKDWGNYQRPGALQGYENEEWVKNGMFRGATLVEGAGHWVQQEQPDAVIREILKFLQSL, encoded by the coding sequence ATGGCCACGACTTCAAGTGCCTTTCCTCCGCTTCCTCTACCTGATGGCATCATCGAAGACTACATCGACTGCACATCATCTTGTGGTCTAACCTTCCATGTGCTCAAAGCAGGAAAACCAGGAAAACCCCTCGTTTTATTCACCCACGGCTACCCGGAGCTGGCCTACTCATGGCGCAAAGTTCTACCCGCCGTTGCCGAAGCAGGCTACTTTTGTGTGGCTCCAGACCAGCGTGGATACGGCCGAACAACTGGGTGGCCTCGGAGAAACTTTGAAGATACCGACCTGGCAGAATGGTCTCTGACAAATCTAGTGCGCGATTTGGTGTGTCTGGTTTACAAGTTGGGATATACCCAAGCATGCAGCATCGTTGGGCATGATTTTGGCGCTGTGAGCGCTGCCGTGGCGGCCTTGATACGGCCAGACATGTTTCTCTCCACGGTTCACATGAGCCACCCTTaccaccccccttcaactccccctctcaGTAGCCCGAAGGGCGGAAAAGATATACACACGGATTTGGCTGCTCTTTCTCCGCCGAGAAAACATTACAAGTGGTACAACTCAACTGCTCCGGCTGCCAAGGATTGGGACGTGCCACCGCAAGGGCTTGAGGCCTTCCTCAGAGGCTATTTTCACCTCAAGTCGGCCGACTGGGAGAAGAACGAGCCCTATCCACTGGATGCCTGGACTGCGGACCAGTTGGCAAAAATGCCAGAGTACTACATCATGCGCCGAGACCAAACAATGCCAACGATGGTCCATGAAAACatggtgggagaggatgctTCCAAGACCGAAAGGTGGCTGAGCAAGGACGAGATGGAGCTCTATTGTTCTGAGTGGAAGCGAACTGGCTTCCAGGGCGCTCTGAACTGGTATCGAGCACAAACCGTGGGGGTCCAGGACGACAAGAAGGCTGCAGGTGACATGTGGCTATTTGCTGGAAAAAAGATTGAGGTTCCGGTTGCATTCATCAGCGGAGTCAAGGACTGGGGAAACTACCAACGACCTGGAGCTCTCCAAGGGTACGAGAACGAGGAATGGGTCAAAAACGGAATGTTCAGGGGCGCGACGTTGGTTGAGGGGGCTGGACACTGGGTACAGCAAGAGCAGCCGGATGCTGTGATTCGGGAGATTCTCAAGTTCCTCCAGTCCCTGTGA